In Desulfovulcanus ferrireducens, the genomic window ACGAGTTACAGGAAGAAAAGGGAGAAATGATCAAGGCTTTTGCTGCTGGAGAAAATCAGAACGTTCATGAACTCATGATTACTCTGCAAAAGGCAGGTCTGGCGATGCAAATGACTTCAGCCGTGCGCAATAAAGTTCTGGAAGCCTATAAAGAGTTAATGCGCATGCCTTTTTAGATTTCAATGATGTAGAAAATTTTGAATTTTTGTTGGCTAAAGTTTATCGTTAAATTAACAAAAAAGGATAGATTATGCCTCCTTTTCTAACCAAAGCCTGGGAACAGATAGGTGGTCTCTGGAGTAAAAGTACCTTGGCCCAGCGCATCTTATATCTCGGGATGCTCGCGTCGGTCATAATCGTCTTTATTGTCCTCTTGTTTCTTGTAAATCGCACTGAGTATAAAGTTCTCTACTCCAACCTCTACCCTGAAGATGCTGCCCGAGTCGTTCAAATTTTAGAGAAGCAAAATGTTGCGTATAAACTTCAAGATAATGGTGCTACCATACTGGTTCCTGCAGGCCAGGTCTATAATCTACGTTTAATGATTGCTGGCGAAGGTGCTCTACAGGGACAGGGAGTTGGCTTTGAAATCTTTGATCAGAATAAGATTGGGCAAACAGACTTTGTACAGCGTATAAATTATCAACGTGCCTTGCAGGGAGAATTGGCCCGTACAATCACCGAGTTCCCCGAAGTGGAAGCAGCCAGGGTTCATCTGGTTTTGCCCAATAAAAGTTTATTTATCGAGGAACAAAATCCTCCTTCTGCCTCAGTAGTGCTAAAATTAAAACCCGGATACTCATTGAACAGTCAACAGGTCCAAAGCATTGTCAACCTGATTACCACTGGCGTGGAAGGCATGGAGCCCGAACGTGTCACTGTCTCTGATACGCGTGGGAAAATTTTATATCAGCATAAGCCTGATAGCTTGGAGGGATTGACCAATACTCAACTGGAGTACCAGTTAAATTTTCAGCAAAATCTGGAGAAGCGCATAGAGCAGATGCTCGCACCGATTGTGGGCGGCCCAAACAGGGTCATTGCCAAAGTTAATGTTGACCTGGATTTTAGCCAGAAGACTATCCATAAAGAAATCTACGACCCGGAAGGGGCTGTCATTCGCAGTGAACAAAAAACCGACGAAAGCAGTCGTGGAGTGGCCAATCTGGAACAAGGGGTTCCTGAACCGGCCTATCAAGGTGAAGGTGTTACTGGCTCAGGCTCAACCCAGGAGACCAGTCGGACCACTTCAACGACTAATTATGAAATTAGCAAAGAAGAACAACAAATTGTTGCTCCCATTGGGGAGGTGCGTCGTTTGAGTGTAGCCGTTATAGTCGACGGTAAATATACTCGGGATAAAAATGGAGAATTTGTTTATCAACCTTTAACAGCTCAGGAACTGGCCAGAATAAGACAGTTGGTGGAAAACGCAGTTGGGTTTGATCAAGCTCGCGGAGACAGTATTGAGGTGTCCAATCTTTCCTTTG contains:
- the fliE gene encoding flagellar hook-basal body complex protein FliE: MAISPLALKAYTNALQAGKTVDVQKSRDDKNVHDSFTDSLKKSLKKVNELQEEKGEMIKAFAAGENQNVHELMITLQKAGLAMQMTSAVRNKVLEAYKELMRMPF
- the fliF gene encoding flagellar basal-body MS-ring/collar protein FliF, with translation MPPFLTKAWEQIGGLWSKSTLAQRILYLGMLASVIIVFIVLLFLVNRTEYKVLYSNLYPEDAARVVQILEKQNVAYKLQDNGATILVPAGQVYNLRLMIAGEGALQGQGVGFEIFDQNKIGQTDFVQRINYQRALQGELARTITEFPEVEAARVHLVLPNKSLFIEEQNPPSASVVLKLKPGYSLNSQQVQSIVNLITTGVEGMEPERVTVSDTRGKILYQHKPDSLEGLTNTQLEYQLNFQQNLEKRIEQMLAPIVGGPNRVIAKVNVDLDFSQKTIHKEIYDPEGAVIRSEQKTDESSRGVANLEQGVPEPAYQGEGVTGSGSTQETSRTTSTTNYEISKEEQQIVAPIGEVRRLSVAVIVDGKYTRDKNGEFVYQPLTAQELARIRQLVENAVGFDQARGDSIEVSNLSFGPPEPEIEPTLLEKVSEYFQIIGKPLLNALIILLFLILVVRPVVMAILKPKVVEEEAEDMEGLPEGEEKMALVEGLSEEEQLAMEEQKRIEDTRALATQLASENFDQAFAVIKKWLKEEEGA